One Mesorhizobium sp. J428 DNA segment encodes these proteins:
- a CDS encoding NAD(P)/FAD-dependent oxidoreductase, producing the protein MAPVEAPSPHHVVVVGAGFGGLEAVHRLAGAPVRITIIDRRNHHLFQPLLYQVATASLATSEIAWPIRHLLRRRREITTLLASATGVDTQARAVRLDDGSTVAYDTLVLATGARHAYFGHDDWEPFAPGLKTLEDATTIRRRILVAFEKAERETDPARRAALLTFVIIGAGPTGVELAGTIAELARVTLPEDFRNIDTRETRVVLIEGGPRVLAAFSEDLSDYALRALEKLGVEVERGSPVTECSADGVVYGGKRLAAATIIWAAGVQASPAAEWLAAAADRAGRVKVEPDLTVPGHPEIFVIGDTAAIDAPDGKPVPGIAPAAKQQGRYVADTIRARLAGRVQAAPFRYRHQGSLATIGKRLAVIDFGRVKLRGALAWWIWGLAHIYFLIGVRNRLSVALSWLWIHTRDQRSSRLITQGSASAAPDRPAAR; encoded by the coding sequence ATGGCACCGGTAGAAGCACCCTCCCCACATCATGTCGTCGTGGTCGGAGCGGGCTTCGGTGGCCTGGAGGCGGTTCACCGCCTCGCCGGGGCGCCGGTCCGCATCACGATCATCGACCGGCGCAACCATCACCTGTTCCAGCCGCTGCTCTACCAGGTCGCGACTGCGTCGCTGGCGACCTCGGAGATCGCCTGGCCGATCCGGCATCTCCTGCGCCGGCGCCGCGAGATCACGACGCTGCTGGCGTCGGCGACCGGTGTCGATACCCAGGCCCGCGCTGTCCGGCTCGACGACGGGTCGACTGTTGCCTACGACACGCTGGTGCTGGCCACCGGTGCGCGGCACGCCTATTTCGGCCACGACGACTGGGAGCCGTTCGCGCCGGGCCTCAAGACGCTCGAGGACGCCACCACGATCCGCCGCCGCATCCTCGTCGCCTTCGAGAAGGCCGAGCGCGAAACCGATCCAGCACGGCGGGCAGCGCTCCTCACTTTCGTGATCATCGGCGCCGGACCGACCGGCGTGGAGCTTGCGGGCACCATCGCCGAGCTTGCCCGGGTGACGTTGCCGGAGGACTTCCGCAACATCGACACCAGGGAAACGCGCGTGGTGCTGATCGAGGGCGGCCCGCGCGTCCTCGCCGCCTTCAGCGAGGATCTCTCGGACTATGCGCTGCGCGCGCTGGAGAAGCTCGGCGTCGAGGTAGAGCGCGGCAGCCCGGTCACCGAATGCTCGGCCGACGGCGTGGTCTATGGCGGCAAGCGTCTTGCAGCCGCGACCATCATATGGGCGGCGGGCGTGCAGGCCTCGCCGGCGGCCGAATGGCTCGCGGCCGCGGCCGACCGCGCCGGGCGCGTCAAGGTCGAGCCCGATCTCACCGTGCCGGGCCATCCCGAGATCTTTGTCATCGGCGACACCGCTGCCATCGACGCTCCGGACGGCAAGCCGGTTCCGGGCATCGCGCCGGCGGCGAAGCAGCAGGGCAGGTATGTCGCCGACACCATCAGGGCAAGGCTCGCGGGACGGGTCCAGGCTGCGCCGTTCCGATACCGCCATCAGGGCAGCCTCGCCACGATCGGCAAGCGGCTGGCGGTCATCGACTTCGGCCGCGTCAAGCTGCGCGGCGCGCTGGCCTGGTGGATATGGGGCCTCGCCCACATCTACTTCCTGATCGGCGTCCGCAACAGGCTGAGCGTGGCGCTGAGCTGGCTATGGATCCACACCCGCGACCAGCGCAGTTCGCGCCTCATCACGCAGGGCAGCGCGAGCGCCGCGCCGGATCGGCCGGCCGCCAGGTGA